The Borreliella andersonii genome has a segment encoding these proteins:
- a CDS encoding 30S ribosomal protein S1, whose amino-acid sequence MENQKDLQENYLKVLERVELGSRVSGTVVNIMKDYVLVDIGYKSEGFIKIEEFENVPKVGDKLEAIVVRIGGELGLILSVEKLDSLDFQDKVYEYIQSKKIIKGKVLVELSNGYKIQINENVSGFMPFYLSSKSKDEKLKRGSVVEFYILEASETDGLRLILDRRTLEKERDFAKRIELVSSYNEEDVVDGVVERITEYGAIVKIKNFVTGILHKRNISFNQVENVEDFVRLGDKLKLKIIKINPQTGKMELSLKALKANPWDSVDVKYKIDSIVKGKVVKILPFGAVIELDSELSGFLHISNFSWIRVVKSPQELIKLGQLIEVKVLEIDKENQKISLGIKQINENPWERLPEKYPIGRVVQGVVTNITKTGAFVNIEEGIDAYVSKFDISWLEEIDPEEYFKIGDLVNGKVLEVDKRKRNVRLGIKQLEESPWEDFSKSYKKGDTIEVEIVEKKSKGFQVRVYNKIMGFISKIQLGDTKESSLETFEKLGVGNKLKVVITSIDSKDKSVLLSYREYENQRSREEISSYLFKGNDEESYKPFENLLKRDE is encoded by the coding sequence ATGGAAAATCAAAAAGATTTACAAGAAAATTATTTGAAAGTGCTTGAAAGAGTAGAACTTGGAAGTCGTGTTTCTGGGACGGTTGTTAACATTATGAAGGATTATGTTCTAGTAGATATTGGTTATAAATCGGAGGGTTTTATCAAGATTGAGGAATTTGAAAATGTTCCCAAAGTTGGTGATAAACTTGAAGCAATTGTTGTAAGAATAGGTGGAGAATTAGGTCTTATTTTAAGTGTTGAAAAGCTTGATTCTTTAGATTTTCAAGATAAGGTATATGAATATATTCAAAGTAAAAAAATAATTAAAGGCAAAGTGTTGGTTGAACTTTCAAATGGTTATAAGATTCAAATTAATGAAAATGTTTCTGGCTTTATGCCTTTTTATTTAAGCTCTAAATCTAAGGATGAGAAATTAAAAAGAGGGTCTGTTGTTGAATTTTATATACTTGAAGCAAGCGAAACGGACGGTTTGAGACTTATTCTTGATAGGCGTACTTTAGAAAAAGAAAGAGATTTTGCTAAGAGAATAGAGCTAGTAAGTTCTTACAATGAAGAAGATGTGGTTGATGGCGTGGTTGAGCGTATTACAGAATATGGTGCGATTGTAAAGATTAAAAATTTTGTCACAGGGATTTTGCATAAAAGAAATATTTCTTTTAATCAGGTTGAAAATGTTGAAGATTTTGTTAGACTTGGTGATAAGTTAAAGTTGAAAATTATTAAGATAAATCCACAAACAGGTAAAATGGAATTGTCCCTTAAGGCCTTAAAAGCAAATCCTTGGGATTCTGTAGATGTTAAATATAAAATTGATAGCATTGTAAAAGGGAAGGTTGTAAAAATTTTGCCCTTTGGAGCTGTTATTGAGCTTGACAGCGAATTGTCGGGATTTTTACATATTAGTAATTTTTCCTGGATAAGAGTAGTAAAAAGTCCTCAGGAGTTAATAAAACTTGGCCAGCTTATAGAAGTTAAGGTTTTAGAGATAGATAAAGAAAATCAAAAAATATCGTTAGGTATTAAACAAATAAATGAGAATCCTTGGGAAAGATTGCCCGAAAAGTATCCTATTGGGAGAGTTGTTCAAGGAGTTGTTACCAATATTACAAAAACAGGTGCTTTTGTAAATATTGAAGAGGGTATAGATGCTTATGTTAGTAAGTTTGATATTTCTTGGCTTGAGGAGATTGATCCTGAAGAATATTTCAAGATAGGTGATTTAGTGAATGGGAAAGTGCTTGAGGTTGATAAGCGAAAGAGAAATGTTAGATTAGGAATTAAGCAACTAGAAGAGAGTCCTTGGGAAGATTTTTCTAAAAGTTATAAAAAAGGTGATACTATTGAGGTTGAGATTGTAGAGAAAAAATCAAAAGGCTTCCAAGTAAGAGTTTATAATAAGATAATGGGATTTATTAGTAAAATTCAACTAGGGGATACAAAAGAATCTAGTTTGGAAACTTTCGAAAAATTGGGCGTTGGGAACAAGCTTAAGGTGGTAATAACAAGTATTGATTCTAAAGACAAATCAGTACTGCTTTCTTATAGGGAGTATGAAAATCAAAGATCAAGAGAAGAAATTTCTTCTTATTTATTTAAGGGCAATGATGAGGAGTCTTATAAGCCATTTGAAAATTTGTTAAAGAGGGATGAATGA
- the cmk gene encoding (d)CMP kinase — translation MIIAIDGPSASGKSSIARELGVRLNYKFISSGHLYRIITLIAQRSNISSSDFISEDRLLSLILENDISFNNFSFLLNGENVENQILNNKIDFQVSFYSSYVGIRNIVNKKLREVVKFSDDNYIIEGRDIATVVFPESEFKIYLDASVKVRALRRYKQRNGNETLEELEGTLKRRDNVDKKKQYGKLKLSKGVFYLDTSYKGLDDVCNIIIEKFNLKKVRER, via the coding sequence ATGATAATAGCAATTGATGGACCTTCAGCATCAGGAAAAAGCTCAATTGCAAGAGAGCTCGGTGTAAGGCTGAATTATAAATTTATCAGCTCTGGACATCTTTATAGGATAATAACTTTAATTGCTCAAAGATCTAATATAAGTAGCAGTGATTTTATTAGTGAGGATAGGCTTTTAAGTTTGATTCTTGAGAATGATATAAGTTTTAATAATTTCAGCTTTTTGCTTAATGGAGAGAATGTTGAAAATCAAATTTTAAATAATAAGATTGATTTTCAAGTTTCTTTTTATTCTTCTTATGTTGGAATAAGAAACATTGTGAATAAAAAGCTAAGAGAGGTTGTTAAATTTAGCGATGATAATTATATAATAGAAGGTAGAGATATTGCTACTGTAGTTTTTCCAGAATCTGAATTTAAAATATATCTTGATGCTTCTGTTAAAGTTCGAGCTTTGAGGCGATATAAACAAAGAAATGGGAATGAGACTTTAGAAGAATTAGAAGGTACTCTTAAAAGAAGAGATAATGTTGACAAGAAAAAACAATATGGTAAGTTAAAATTATCAAAAGGGGTTTTTTACCTTGATACAAGCTACAAAGGATTAGACGATGTGTGTAATATTATAATAGAAAAGTTTAATTTGAAAAAAGTAAGAGAGAGGTGA
- a CDS encoding pseudouridine synthase codes for MIALKAPRVHVFLAEKGVGSRRFCEELIRKKLVRVNNTIAKLGDKVTLGDKIIYKKQIFVFKDFQSNNRIYLALNKPRNYLCSNFDANGRKLAISLVQPLFKERVFSIGRLDFKSSGLLLFTNDGKFANDIIHPRQKVEREYIIESKKDIDENLLISFKLGIKVEKEFFKLKSYEILNKNSARLILDEGKNREIRKVFLSKNIFLKKIHRIRIGNINLDSLKEGQVKIISLSKINSLKSRLEKLNDNSN; via the coding sequence ATGATTGCACTTAAAGCCCCTAGAGTTCATGTTTTTTTAGCTGAAAAGGGAGTAGGGTCAAGAAGATTTTGCGAGGAATTGATAAGAAAGAAGCTTGTAAGAGTTAATAACACTATTGCTAAACTCGGGGATAAAGTAACTTTAGGAGATAAAATAATTTATAAAAAACAAATTTTTGTTTTTAAAGATTTTCAAAGTAATAATAGAATTTATCTGGCTCTTAACAAGCCTAGAAATTATTTGTGTTCCAATTTTGATGCTAATGGAAGAAAGCTAGCAATATCTTTAGTTCAGCCGTTATTTAAAGAACGTGTTTTTTCAATTGGTAGACTTGATTTTAAAAGCTCTGGGCTTTTATTATTTACTAATGATGGTAAATTTGCAAACGATATTATTCATCCAAGGCAAAAAGTTGAAAGAGAATATATTATTGAATCAAAAAAAGATATTGATGAAAATTTGCTTATTTCTTTTAAATTGGGTATAAAGGTAGAAAAAGAATTTTTTAAGTTAAAATCTTATGAAATTTTAAATAAAAATTCTGCTAGATTAATTTTAGATGAAGGTAAAAATAGAGAGATAAGAAAAGTGTTTTTGAGCAAAAATATTTTTTTAAAAAAAATTCATAGAATTAGAATTGGTAATATTAATTTGGATAGCTTAAAGGAAGGCCAAGTAAAAATTATTTCTTTGTCTAAAATAAATAGTTTGAAATCTAGGCTGGAGAAATTAAATGATAATAGCAATTGA
- the greA gene encoding transcription elongation factor GreA, which yields MSNITTIEKLDSILQEDKWTRIVVNNYSLAKIKELDDLIDNIIDEGLTEDVLDICSRHLKDVKKSIAGLYISGMLIYSRRPLNDMNLLAVIDLFSQNLKWVLVEHICNEMLLISENKHALYTLAKIYAQNNENDKLPSIWTRIVEADVDDTVFVRQLATYYETIDLQKSIFYFRKAIYRFIDKKQMSGIREVWAKLIYYVSDDFDSFLLILQKIEKDLGFKKAIVLYEDLFDHYSLTDNVDETIEILKGILKLDNKNHKARENLVKFLRERYKDVKNIEDYLVKSDIENLDKNFVDVYSDFEKYLFFAKGNFVYHQTWSVGIVRDVNDNGITVDFVSKRGHFIGFDMAMSALSPLSREDIRVLKAVTPKEELADRVKKDIEWAIKVIIKSYKAIDLKGIKKELVPSLMTQSSWNSWSLKAKQILKDNPHFVMDSGKLDCYVYNERSSNLNEKMYDKFKIEKDFYKRYEIFINYCNVKGIVKDLHIEEEMLSYFLIYVNNFTKVDHHVISSYVILKSLGNFSAELSSKVNIEKDVNLESLLKEYPKGIVDLFDSILNAEIKKELVVLIKKELSNWILYYKELFPHSVNKRLIESLYKEDPREVEKLFNYVIKNYKIYKDAYIWILKHCKTYSIELSYSDSDLLSNLIKILTDSVIKINNKNNSVASKRIYKMVINLLVKDGYLKSVLEVVRDEELAKRVYMTCFYVKDFPPKDLLQIKSIIRQLFDSVEFEDEKIQLAGERMEIGFLTILSSLNKKQKELKHLKEVEIPENSKEIGKARELGDLKENAEYHSAKEKQQFLTKRLNSLMLEIENAKVIDTKDLQSSVVGFGTRVVILNETTGKDESYLILGPWESNPDEGIISYKSPFGENLLDSKEGDSLNFVINNTNFRYFVKKIEPIKFS from the coding sequence ATGTCTAATATTACTACCATAGAGAAATTAGATAGTATTTTACAAGAAGATAAGTGGACAAGAATAGTTGTTAATAATTATTCTCTTGCCAAAATAAAAGAATTAGATGATTTGATAGATAATATAATTGATGAGGGGTTAACAGAGGATGTGCTTGATATTTGTAGCAGGCATTTAAAGGATGTTAAAAAAAGCATAGCAGGTCTTTATATTTCTGGAATGCTTATATATAGCAGGCGACCTTTAAATGATATGAATTTGCTTGCCGTTATTGATTTGTTTTCTCAAAATTTAAAATGGGTTCTTGTTGAGCATATATGCAATGAAATGCTTTTAATTTCTGAGAATAAGCACGCTCTTTATACTCTTGCAAAGATATATGCTCAGAACAATGAAAATGATAAGCTTCCAAGCATTTGGACTAGAATTGTTGAAGCAGATGTTGATGACACTGTATTTGTTAGACAACTTGCTACTTATTATGAAACTATTGATTTGCAAAAATCAATTTTCTATTTTAGAAAAGCTATTTATCGTTTTATTGATAAAAAACAAATGTCGGGAATCAGAGAAGTATGGGCTAAGCTTATTTATTATGTTTCAGATGATTTTGATTCTTTTTTGCTTATTTTGCAAAAAATTGAAAAAGATCTTGGATTTAAAAAGGCCATAGTTCTTTATGAGGATTTATTTGATCATTATTCTTTGACTGATAATGTTGATGAGACAATAGAAATTTTAAAAGGTATTTTAAAGCTTGATAACAAAAATCATAAGGCAAGAGAAAATTTAGTTAAATTTTTAAGAGAAAGGTATAAAGATGTTAAAAATATTGAGGATTATCTTGTAAAGTCTGATATTGAAAACTTAGATAAAAATTTTGTTGATGTATATTCAGACTTTGAAAAATATTTGTTTTTTGCAAAGGGCAATTTTGTTTATCATCAGACTTGGTCTGTTGGGATAGTAAGAGATGTAAATGATAATGGCATTACGGTTGATTTTGTTTCCAAAAGAGGTCATTTTATTGGTTTTGATATGGCTATGTCTGCTTTGTCTCCCCTTAGCAGAGAGGATATTAGAGTATTAAAGGCTGTAACGCCTAAAGAGGAGCTTGCAGATAGAGTAAAAAAAGATATTGAGTGGGCTATAAAGGTTATCATAAAAAGCTATAAAGCTATTGATTTAAAGGGGATAAAAAAAGAGCTTGTGCCAAGCTTGATGACTCAAAGTTCGTGGAATTCATGGAGTTTGAAAGCAAAGCAGATTTTAAAAGATAATCCCCATTTTGTTATGGATTCTGGCAAGCTTGATTGTTATGTATATAATGAGAGATCTTCCAATTTGAATGAAAAAATGTATGATAAATTTAAGATTGAAAAAGATTTTTATAAAAGATACGAGATATTTATAAACTATTGTAACGTTAAGGGAATTGTTAAGGATTTGCATATTGAAGAAGAGATGCTTAGTTATTTTTTAATTTACGTTAACAATTTTACAAAAGTTGATCATCATGTTATAAGCTCTTATGTTATTCTTAAATCTTTAGGTAATTTTTCTGCAGAATTGTCATCAAAAGTTAATATAGAAAAAGATGTTAATTTGGAATCTCTTTTAAAAGAGTACCCAAAAGGAATAGTGGATCTTTTTGATTCAATTTTGAATGCAGAAATCAAAAAAGAATTAGTTGTTTTAATTAAAAAAGAACTTAGTAATTGGATTTTGTATTACAAAGAACTTTTCCCTCATTCTGTTAATAAGAGACTTATTGAATCGCTTTACAAAGAAGATCCCAGAGAAGTGGAAAAATTATTTAATTATGTTATAAAAAATTATAAGATCTATAAGGATGCTTATATTTGGATTTTAAAGCATTGTAAAACTTATTCTATAGAGCTGAGCTATTCGGATTCAGATCTTTTATCTAATTTGATTAAAATTTTAACAGATAGTGTTATCAAAATTAATAATAAAAATAATTCTGTTGCAAGCAAAAGAATTTATAAGATGGTAATTAATCTTTTAGTTAAAGATGGGTATCTTAAATCGGTCTTAGAGGTCGTTAGAGATGAAGAACTTGCAAAAAGAGTTTATATGACTTGTTTTTATGTAAAAGATTTTCCTCCAAAGGATCTTTTACAGATTAAATCTATAATAAGGCAATTGTTTGATTCGGTTGAGTTTGAAGATGAAAAAATTCAGCTTGCAGGCGAGAGGATGGAAATTGGATTTTTAACTATATTAAGTTCTTTGAACAAAAAGCAAAAAGAGCTTAAACATTTAAAGGAAGTTGAAATTCCAGAAAATTCAAAAGAAATTGGAAAGGCTCGTGAACTTGGTGATTTAAAAGAAAATGCCGAATATCACTCTGCTAAGGAAAAACAACAGTTTTTGACGAAAAGATTAAACTCCTTAATGTTGGAAATAGAGAATGCAAAAGTTATAGATACTAAGGATCTTCAAAGTTCTGTTGTTGGTTTTGGGACTAGGGTTGTCATTTTAAATGAAACTACAGGTAAAGATGAATCTTATTTAATACTTGGACCTTGGGAATCAAACCCTGATGAAGGCATTATTTCATATAAATCACCTTTTGGAGAAAATTTGCTTGATTCTAAAGAAGGGGATAGTCTTAATTTTGTTATAAATAATACTAATTTTAGATATTTTGTAAAGAAAATAGAACCCATAAAATTTAGCTAG
- a CDS encoding tetratricopeptide repeat protein translates to MSSERIVELIKEIYLDFRKGNFKEALVKSEEAHSLDFDNIEILTALKSSVYWNGQVESLDRIGQDYEKAEFLIREWNNFAGRYLKKMGCNFLQGRNSIKYFVFQTCLYIYKNIYKMHPENLDLLIKIAKSYKGMGNYERAINVFLQILGDFKDKSDVVAELADSYALVDEIKEAKVLFREAFFINPQKIDIYSLESDMILRLIDLIKSDRNISDDLIKEWIPVYGSLNGVFNIKRELRPIELGQLKQSVYSLRNELKEKSYRSINESILLPRLINKYFWLIDHYVRIKEDRARIDEILLYIKEIDPGIYQQYVN, encoded by the coding sequence GTGTCATCAGAGAGAATCGTTGAATTGATCAAAGAGATTTATTTAGATTTTAGAAAAGGCAATTTCAAAGAAGCTTTAGTAAAGTCTGAGGAGGCTCATTCTCTTGATTTTGATAATATTGAAATTCTAACAGCTTTGAAAAGTTCTGTGTATTGGAATGGTCAAGTTGAAAGCCTTGATAGAATAGGGCAAGATTATGAAAAGGCAGAATTTTTAATAAGAGAGTGGAATAATTTTGCAGGACGATATTTGAAAAAGATGGGTTGTAATTTTTTGCAAGGTCGCAATTCTATAAAATATTTTGTGTTTCAGACCTGTCTTTATATATATAAAAATATATACAAAATGCATCCGGAAAATTTGGATCTTTTAATAAAAATTGCGAAGTCTTATAAGGGCATGGGAAATTATGAGAGAGCAATTAATGTTTTTTTGCAAATATTAGGAGATTTTAAAGATAAGTCAGATGTAGTTGCAGAGCTTGCTGATTCTTATGCGTTGGTTGATGAAATCAAAGAAGCCAAAGTTTTATTCAGAGAGGCTTTTTTTATTAATCCCCAAAAGATAGATATATATTCTCTTGAGTCTGATATGATTTTAAGATTAATAGATCTTATTAAGTCTGACAGAAATATTTCAGATGATCTTATAAAAGAATGGATTCCTGTTTATGGATCTCTTAATGGCGTTTTTAATATTAAAAGAGAGTTAAGGCCTATAGAGCTTGGACAGCTAAAGCAGTCTGTTTACAGTTTGCGCAATGAACTTAAAGAAAAGTCTTATAGATCAATAAATGAAAGCATATTGTTACCAAGGCTTATTAATAAATATTTTTGGCTTATTGATCATTATGTAAGGATAAAAGAAGATAGAGCACGTATTGATGAGATTTTGTTATACATAAAAGAAATAGACCCAGGTATTTATCAGCAGTATGTAAATTAG